The following is a genomic window from Desulfurococcaceae archaeon.
GGGCGTTGTCGTGAGGCTTTAACGCTACTTTTTGATGAGAGCGGTTATTGCGCCTATGATGAAGCCTGCGGTTACGGGGCCTGCGGTAGTTAAGCCGAGCAGTACTACTAGGTTCTTGACGGCAGCTACTGTTAAGCCAATGGTTTTTAAGACGTCTTCGGGCGTCATTCCGATGCTCCAAACCGATAGGAGTGAGCCGAGCGCTAAGATGGCTACGAACGCGACGATGTACTTGAACGCCTTGACGGCGATGTAGCCTAGGGCAAGGCCCAGTATGAACTGTATTATCATGACGACGGCCAGCTGGGGGTTTGCAGAAATAACACCTACGATTTCACTTAAATCCGCCATCTACTCGCCACCAGGCAAAATATACCGCTTAGCTAGTTAATAAAGCATATTAAAGCCATACCGGCGTTAAATCCCTCGTGAATACTAAGTTCACATCCACGACTGGGAGAGCACATGTCGCAGTGCCTAGACACGCTGTTCACGAGGTGTAGTATTAGGTGGTTTAAACAAGACCCCTTACCCCTGAGTACGGTGGTGAAGCTGCTCGAAGCCGCCACCAGAGCCCCCACAGCTCAAGGTGCGGAGCAGTGGTTTTTCATAGTGGTGTATTCCGAGGAAAAGAGGAAGGAGGTACACCGGCTCCTCAGAAAAGCGCATGAGTACTACGCTACGAGTGTTCTTCTAAAACCATACAGTGGTGAGGCGGTTGTCAAGTGGATGAGGAGGATCGATGAAGGAATGTACCGGGCACCCGTTTACATAGCCGTGTACGCTGACCTGCGCAAGAGGATCTACAAGGACGAGTACTACGAGTACGAGAAGCTCATGGCGGTACAGTCGGTGTCGGCTGCGATCGAGAACCTGATCATAGCGGCGTGGAGCATGGGCATAGGTAGCGTTTGGCTCGGTGTACCCGTTTTCTTGAAGGAAGATTTTAATAGGGTCCTGAACCCGCCTGAAAACTGCGATCTACAGGCAATCGTAGCGCTGGGATATCCGGCCGAGGAGCCGAAACCACGTAGAAGGAAGCCCGTTGAAGAAGTGGTCGCGTTCACGTAGTGGGCCAGCCACGGAAGCGAACCGTGGAGGGTCCTCTCCATCGGCCTCGCTGTCCCAGTACTCCAGTAGCTTTTAAGTGCATGTTTTACCATCTGGTAGAAGGGGGCTTGCGCTACGTCATTATGCGTGCTGTTAAAGCGGCGCTCTCAATGGCGTTGGCGTGGTGGGCCTCTACGCGCATACTCTCCGTGATCAGCCAGTTCGTCGGCGGGCACGCCTACTGCTCGCTAGTGTCGCTCATCATAACTCCACTGATACTGCACACGTACACGTTACTCAGAGACCTCGTGTTAGAAACCAAATATAGGCTAGAAAAATACCGTTACTAGAACCGAAATTAATGCACGGAATAAAACACGGAGAGGCGTGAGGCCACATTATATCGTGCTGTTTCCAGTAAGCCTGCTCGGAAAGCGGCAATTCGCACATCGCGGTCTTCTAATCTGCGAGGTGCACGCAAGTAGTAGCGACCGGTGGGTTCAGGGTAAAGGATACCGCTTTCGAGGGCGAGACGTCAAGGCCGCTGGGGTGCCGTAATTACAGCTCGCCGCTGCACGGAGCGCTCAGGGCGCTACCACTTCCACTACCCGGAGGCGCGTTCACCTCGAACACGTCTGCATCATTTCCCGTATTAGTTCGCGCAGTTCACGGGGATTGTTTACAAATAGCTTAGCCAAGATGTCAACGGGCTCGTTGCTACTCGTTTCTAGTAGCAACGGATATAGGAATAGCCTTATAACGACCTCTAGGGTATATGGTGAACCGTATATTTCCAGCAAGATGTCCCTAAACATCTCAGGGTTCGTGAGCAGTAGCGTAATGCAGTCTTCACCCGTAGTTCTGACGCAGTACAGGTCGAGTAACTGAAGTAAACCCGGTGCAATTCGCATTACATGGCTCCTAATTACGCGTTTTACGCCGAGTCCCCGTGATACCGTGGCATTCACGGTCCCCGGCCCCACTCCTTAATAGCGTGCAAGGTGTATTTATATTTATTATATTTATAATTTTTGATATAACCAGGTAAATCCTTTGCTGAAAAGCTCGGTGGAGAGCCCTACTGTTTCGGGCGGCCTATTACACTCGCTTCAAGCGGTTTCACGAGGATGACAGCTAACTGGTCTCCCGCTTTAAAGCCAGTACGTATGGGTTGCACTGGGTAACCTTCAGGAGGCAGAGAGTGGGTTAAAAACAAATAAGTGAAGCGGGATTAATGCTTTCTCCTAGTGACTAGGATTACTGCACCCATGATCGCTACTACCACGTAAAGAACCCCTATCATGATGTACACTGTTCCAGCGATTTGGCTAATTCTACCGTCCAGCTCTTCTAGCTTAGTGTTAATTGTGCTGTTCACTTTGCTCACGCTGTCTTCAAGTTCACCTATCCTGTCTTCGAGTTTACCCGTAACCTCCAGCTTTGCTGATTCGAGCTTTACGCGTATATCGTCCCCTAGATCGTCGAGCTTTATGAAGAGAAGCCCGGCCGACGTGTTAACGGCTAAGACGTTGTTGTTCAATTCTACTAGCCTCCCGGCTACCTCACCTACTTTCGTTTCTATGACAACTACTCCGTTGCCGAGCACCTTAATGTCCCTGATCAGGTCCGCCAAGCCGGCCGACAGGGTTCCATTTAGCAGGACAACTAACGTCCTAGTCTT
Proteins encoded in this region:
- a CDS encoding nitroreductase family protein; its protein translation is MSQCLDTLFTRCSIRWFKQDPLPLSTVVKLLEAATRAPTAQGAEQWFFIVVYSEEKRKEVHRLLRKAHEYYATSVLLKPYSGEAVVKWMRRIDEGMYRAPVYIAVYADLRKRIYKDEYYEYEKLMAVQSVSAAIENLIIAAWSMGIGSVWLGVPVFLKEDFNRVLNPPENCDLQAIVALGYPAEEPKPRRRKPVEEVVAFT